Sequence from the Trichocoleus sp. FACHB-46 genome:
CGATCGCCGGGGTATATCGTCCTAAAAACTCACCAGCAGCTAAGGCATCGTCCACCACCACGACATTACGTAAAGTTTGGCCCTCGCTCGGTTGACTCAGACGCGACTCTTTAGGCAGGTGCATCTGCATGGAGTCCTGGAGGATGCCATTGACGGTGGCGATCGCCTCTGGCGTCGAGAGTTGCTCTAACTGAATTGGCGGTGGCGGTAAATTTTCCCAAGCGTGGGTGATGTCAGCACTTTCGGGCATCGGGGAGCAAACTTTGAACTTGGCCCGCCAAATCCGTTCTACCGACGCTTGAATGCGTTCTGGCGTAATCCGACCTGTTTCTACGGCTTCACATACCGCTTTGATGGCACCTTCGGGGTCAAGCGGCATCAACAAAATGTCTGCGCCTGCTTCCACGGCCAACACTGGCGCTTCATTCACGCCATAGCGGTTAGCGATCGCGCCCATGACTAAGGCATCGGTGACAATCAAGCCCTCGAAGCCTAAGTTTTGCCGCAGTTCTTGAGTCAGAATCCGGTGAGAAAGGGTCGCCGGAAACTGGGCATCCCACGCAGGGATTTGCAGGTGAGCACTCATTACCGCATCGACACCTGCCGCGATCGCACTCTTGAAAGGAGGCAGTTCAATCTCAGCAAAACGTTTTTCAGAATGCGTAAGAACGGGCAAATCCAGGTGCGAATCTGTAGCAGTGTCGCCATGGCCTGGAAAATGTTTAGCAGCCGTTAGAACTGGATGCTGTTGAGCACCTTGAATAAACGCCGTTGCCAGCTTCGATACCGTTTCTGGCGTTTCCCCAAATGCCCGGACGTTGATCACTGGGTTGTGGGAATTGTTGTTGACATCCACAGTTGGAGCCAACACCCAGTTAAGGCCGATCGCTAGCGCTTCTTGAGCCGTGTAAGCTCCCATCGCCTCGGCATAGTGCAAAGCTTGGGCTAAATTAGTTTGGGCGATCGCGTTGAGGGCCATCGGGGGCGGAAACCAAGTGGCACCGGAAAAGCGCTGCCCTACCCCTTCCTCAATATCAGCGGCAATTAGGAGGGGAATTTGCGCCCACTCTTGGAGTTGTTGCGATCGCAGGGCAATTTCGGCGGCACTCCCACCTAACAAAATCACGCCACCTACACCCAGATCTTGCACCCAGTGCTGCAATGTGGCAGCAGGAGGCTCCCAAACGGGATACTGAATTTGATGGTCAAACAAATACCCTGAGGCTCGGACAACAACCATCTGAGCCACTTGCTCAGCCAGGGATAAGCTCTCCCAGTTGGGCAATGGAGAAGTCACGCTAGATCCGACCAAAGGTTTTAATCCTCATCCTCATCTTCAGCTCCAACCAAATCTTGCTCCCAGTCGTCTGCGTCTTGGTCAATTTCTGCGGCTGCATCGTCAGGCTTGCGGTCTTGACTCAACTGGTTAATCAGAGAGAGAACACGGGTGCCGCGCTCAATAGAGCGATCTTCGACAAAAATCACTTCTGGGGTGCGTCGCAGCCGAACCCGCTGTCCTAGTTCGCTACGAACATAGCCTGTCGCTGACTTCAGCCCCGCCATTGTCTCCTCTCTCGCTTCATCGCTGCCATAAATGCTGACGAAGACTTTGGCATGCTGCAAATCGCCCGATACGTCTACGTCGGTGACGCTGACCATACCCGTACCCACTCGGTCATCTTTAATGCCAGAGAGGAGCATTTGGCTGACTTCTCGTTTAATTAATTCTGAAACGCGAGAGACGCGACGACTAGTAGCCATAACAAACCTGCTCTTTAACTCGAAAGCGAGACGTACATTTTACTGCGTCCGTACTCGAAACATGAGCCTCGTGTCAGGGCAGATGTTCGGTACAGACTTCTAATTTAGGCAGGGGTTGAGCAGTCAACCTCTCTCCAGAGAAATGAAGTGCTTATGCAGGGCTTAGTCCTAGCATGGCCCGGAGCGTCAGACTGAGAAAGACCAAGCCTGCGACGAAGATGCCTGTCAAGGCGATCGCGGTGGTGGGCTTCTTAAAAAGAGGGATTAAAGGTCTGACAGCATTTAGGAAGACTCCCAAACCAATACTGATGAAGTAGGTGGGGTAGCGAGATACGTTAACCAAAAAGTCTCTCATGGCTTTGATCTAGTAGCGGGTTTCAAAGTTGAAGCTTGCCCAGGTGCTAAGTCCGACTTTTATTTTAATGCCATAAGTAGTTTCTCTAGGGCTGAAGTGACAAGCTGCAAGATTTCTCTACAACGTCTAGAACGTTTAGGTTAGGGTTTTACCATCAGACCGCAGACAATTCAGCAGGAAGGCCATACACTAAGTATAAAAACTTAAGCAGCATGGATGATTTAGATACACGGGAATGGCTACTAACGAATGGATTAGGTAGCTTTGCCAGTGGAACCGTTTGTGATGCTCATACTCGCACCTATCATGGTTGGCTATTTGCCGCCCTCGATCCGCCTAGCCAACGCACGCTCCTCCTTTCTCACATTGAAGCAAGTTTGGAGATTGCGGGACAGGTCTTTGCCTTAGGCACGCATTATTGGTTAAACGATGCCATTGCTCCTCAGGGCTTTAGACTTTTGCGATCTTTTACGGTGGACCCTGTTCCAACTTGGGTTTGGGGAGACTTTCCTGGGCAACTCACCCGCCGATTGATCTTGCCCTATGGCTGGGTAAGCGATCGCGACTCCACGTCATCTCTTGCCCAGAATAATACGTCATCTTGCTTTAGACACCAAACTTTGATCCAATACAGCTATGCAGGCAGTGAGGTAGCAACACTAAGATTGCGGCCTTTGATTGGCGATCGCGATTTTCACCATCAACAACGAGCTGAACCGGAGGTCCGTTTTTCCCAAATTGTGGGGCCACAACAACTGCTGTTGCAAGCGATTCGGCCTGGTATGGTAGGCACACCGTGGCATCTACGCTGGACGCAAGGCAACTATGAACCCGATGGCCTCTGGTACTGGAACTACCACTACCCAGCAGAAACTCAACGCGGACTAGCCGACTACGAAGACCTCTACAGCCCTGGGTATTTGACTGCGGTTCTGCAACCCGGTGATCAGTTAACTCTAGAGGCTAGCGTCGGTTGGCCAGAATCAGAGCTGCCTTTGCTCAATCACTCCTTGTTCACAGTAGCCATTCAAGCCGAGCAACAGCGATTGGCCCACGACTTTGCTGCGGTTCTACCTGCGTCTGCTCGAGCTCTAACCTGCACTCCCCCAGAAAAACCGCCTGAGTTAAAACCTAGCGATGCGAGTCATTTATGGCATCAATTACTCCGGGCAGGCGACCAATTTTTGGTGTATCGCGCTTCGATTACAGGCCCAACTGTGATTGCTGGATATCCCTGGTTTAACGATTGGGGACGGGACACGCTGATTGCCCTACCAGGGTTAGCCTTGGCAACGCAACGTTTTGACTTAGCCAAAGGCTTATTGCAAACTTTTGGGCACTATTGCCACTTGGGTCTGATTCCGAACGCCTTTCCCGACGTGGGTGTGCAGCCTTCCTACAACAGCATTGATGCTGCTTTGTGGTGGATTGAAATTCTTGGTCTTTATCTGGAAGCAACCGCAGACTGGGAATTCTTGGCGCAACAATACCCAGTGGTGCAAAAAATCTACAAAGCTTTTATTGCAGGTACACTCTACAACATCCGGGTGGATGCCGCGGATGGCCTCGTCACCTGGGATGCTCCCGGCGTGGCCCTCACCTGGATGGATGCGGTAGTTGAGGGTAAGCCGATTACGCCTCGGCGGGGCAAGCCGATAGAAATCAATGCTTTGTGGTACTCAGCTCTGCGCTGGGCGAGCCAGTGGGCTGAACGCTTAGATAAAGAGGCTGTTACTAATCCTGAGACGTTGGTTAACCAAGCTCGACGCTACCGCCAACATGCCGATCAGGTCCAAGCGTCGCTGCAGCAGTTTTGGAATCGCGAGCAGCAATACTTTTACGACACCATTGAACCGGACGATCGCCCAGACCCCAAAATCCGTCCCAATGCAGTTCTGGCGTTGTCTCTGCACCACTGCGGCTTTCCAGCAGAACAAGCGCGTCAGGTGTTGCAAGTGGCTCGCGATCGCCTACTCACTCCCTATGGCTTACGCAGCCTCGACCCTGCTGATCCTGACTACGTGGGGTACTATCTGGGTCAACCAGGAGGTGTGGCACCCCAACCGATTCGTGATTGTGCTTACCATCAAGGCACCGTTTGGAGCTGGTTAATTGGTCCTTTTGTGCGAGCTTGGGAACGCTTCTTCGACACCCAGGACAGCGAACCCTTACCTTTTGACTGGCAACCATTGCTTGATCACCTGCAACAACAAGCTTGCCTCGGTTCGATTTCCGAAATTTTTGATGGCGATGCCCCTCACAATCCCCAAGGGGCGATCGCCCAAGCTTGGTCAGTCGCAGAAGTGATCCGCCACTGGCCAGGTCGAGAATAGCTACGCTGTTTTAGCGATCGCTGCTGGAACTTGGGACTTCAGGTAGGCCAGAAATTGGCTCAATTCGTTGTTAGTCAGCTTTGAGCGAGTCTCCTTACCTGCAAACTGCTGCTTGAGATAGTTACGGCCCTGAAGCTCAGTCCAGCCCAAACGCTTCATCTCGTGAGTAGTTTCCTGCATCAACCGCTCGCGACCCACCGGACCCTCTGCGATCGGCGTAGGCTCCCCGCTCCAACCGTTCTCCAAAGCAAACTTAGCGGCTCTGCCATCGCCTTTTCCCTGCATGTAGCGGATAAAGGATTCTTTGCCTTGCCGCCCCTTTTGCTCATCGAGGTAAGCACACAGGCCAAACTGCTCGGCTGCATCTTTGAAGGCGTTACGAAAAGCGCGCACAGGTGGTGTCCCAATGATTTTGGCTTTACCGCGATCGTTCATCTCTGGAAAGGTTTTGTCGTCGCCAATGCCAGTGCGCGTGACCCCACAGATAGTAAGTTCGCAGCGAATCACGGTATAGTCGCCTGTCGTAATCGGGTCGCTATATTGGCTACTCCATTCCCCAGGGCAGACCGCATTGAGCCGTTGCGTAATAATTTGGTGCGGCACAAAAAACCAACGTCCGCCTCCGGGCAAGTCTCGCTCTTTGTGCTCTTCTGGCAGAAACCACGCTTGCAGTTGCGGCAGAATTTCTTCGAGTTTCATAGGTTTGGGGTGCAATAACTAGATGCCTGAAGTCAGGCGGGAACTTGAATCAAAATCTCTACCTTCTATTGTCTCCAATAGAACGGGCGATCGCCTAGGGGAAATCACGACTCGGTGAAGATGAGCCGGAACCCATCAGAAACTTGGCTAAACTAAGCTTAGAGTTGCCACCGCTGCCATGACTTATGCGCCTAACTTGGGCACGCCAGAAGATGCACTAGAGGATGTTATATTTCCCCCCAGTGACTTGCTGAGTGATGAGCCACCCTTGGAAAGCTATTTGCATTTGCAACAACTCCTGCTGCTGTTAAAGTGCCTGGATTGGTGCTGGCACCAGGGAGGACTAACAGCCCGCGACGATTATTTTGCGGCAGGCAATCTCACCATTTATTACAGCCCTCGCCAGCGCAAGTCCGAGCAATTCCGGGGGCCAGATTTCTTTGTCGTGCTTGGCACAGAGCGGAAGCCTCGGAAAAGTTGGGTAGTTTGGGAAGAAGACGGCAAATATCCCAACATCATCGTGGAGCTGCTATCGCCCTCTACTGCTGATACCGACCGAGGGTTGAAAAAGCAAATTTATCAAGATATTTTTCGGACCCCAGACTATTTCTGGTTCGACCCGGAACGCCTGGAATTTGCTGGTTTTCACCTGGTAGATGGCCGCTATGAACCTCTAGAACCTAATTCTCAAGGTTTGCTCTGGAGTCAGCAATTACAGCTATTTTTGGGCATTCATAAAGCTCAGTTGCGCTTCTTTACGGCTGAAGGCCAGCTAGTACCCACGCCAGAAGAATCGGCGGAGGCGGAACGACAGCGAGCTGGACATGCGTGGCAGCGGGCTGAACAAGAACAGCAAAGAGCCGATCGCTTGGCCGAGAAATTACGAGAATTAGGCGTAGATCCTTCAGAGATTTAGCAGAGCGATCGACCAAGCATGAGCTAACTTGAGACTAAAGCATTCCAGGAGAAAATTCATGGTTGCTGAAGTTCAAGAGTTTGATGCTAAGGCCTTTGTCAAAGTACGGGCCTCTCTGGATGCAAGGGAACAAAGCTGGTTAACTTGGGCAGGATCAATTTATGCCTTTATTCCCGGAGAGAAACGGCAACGCCTATTCAAAATGGTGGGTATGAGCGTCAGCCGCTGTATACCAGCAGAGCAGGAGGGAGTCTGGGACTTTGTCTCACGAGAACTGACTTATTACCTCGACCCTCACACCAACGAGATTTTGCATCAATGGCACAATCCTTGGACGGGTGAAACATTGCCTGTAATGCATGTCGCTAACAACCCGGTGCAAGGTTACTTTCAAGGTCAGTTTCCAGCCCAAGTGGATGGTGAAATTGCCACCTTCGTATTTGATTTGTTCCCAACTTATCCCAACCCTCTAGCGGGAGACGATCGGTTTCGGGACTACAGCCCTCAAGCTATCTATCAAGCGGCGGAACTGTTCAAACTTACGGTGCCTTTGGCAGAGCTGCTCAATCCTGAACTCAATTCGGTTTCTCAATTGCACCTCGGCTGGGATCGCATTGGGCCTTGGCTACCCTGGATGAAGATGGGCGATCGCCCTGGTCAGCTCATTTACAGTGCTTACGGTAGCAAGGTAGGTGGCTTGGCTGAGTTGCCACCACAGCTACAGTCAGAGATCAACACTAGAGTTCCCGCTTACCAATCAGCTCCTCAATCTCCTCAAGATGAGTCAGATGTAACTTCTTGGATCTACTTCAAACAGCACTTTGCCGACTATTTAGCAGGAGTCACCTTTCCGATTTCAGAATGAGAAACTGCACCCGGTTTAATCATCATGAAACAAGTGATTCGCCGCATTGGTTTATGGTTGGTACTCTCCCTCTTCTTCGCCTCTGTTGTCCATGCCGCTCCACTAGATACTGCGCTTGACCAAGGAAGGGTAACAGAGGCAGTCCCTCTAATTGAACAAACTTGGGAAAAGCAATACGAAGATTACTTTCGCGTCAATTTTCCAGACCCAACTATTACGGCGGCAGATGTAGCCAAAACCCTGAGTCAACTAGCAACGCAAACAGGCCAAAAGCCAGCTCTGATCTATGTTGTGCCCAGAGCCAAACAACTAGAACTGGTGCTCATTAGCCCTGGTCAACCCCCAGTGCAAAAACGCGTTGCAGCGGCTCCTGCTTCGGTGTTGTTGCCTAAGGTCAAGCAGTTTAGCCTAGCGATCACCGACCCCCGCCTCAAGCCTAGCAATCAGTACTTGCCAGCCGCACAGCAACTCTATGAATGGATGCTCTCGCCGTTAGAAGCAGAGTTGGCTGCTCAAAAAATCGACACGCTGATCTTTTGCTTAGGGGTAGGGCTGCGCACATTACCCTTGTCAGCGCTACATGATGGGCAGCAGTTTCTAGCCGAGAAGTACAGTCTGTCTCGGATTCCTGCTTTTACTTTGACGGATACTCTCTACAGCGATATCCGTAGGGCACCTGTTTTAGCGATGGGCGCTTCTAGCTTTAAGGAGCATATCCCTTTGCCAAGCGTTCCCGTAGAGTTATTCTTGGTGGCTCGCAATACTAAATCTCGGCGATTTTTTCTCAATCAAGACTTCACTTTGGCGAATTTGCAGCGCCAACGCACCAGTCAAGCTTTCAAAATTATTCACTTGGCGACTCACGCTGACTTTCAACCAGGATCTCCTCGCCATTCCTATATCCAGTTGTGGGATGACAAGTTGCAGCTGAACGAAATGCAGCAGTTGCGTTGGCAAAATCCATCAGTGGAGTTGTTGGTGCTGAGCGCTTGCAAAACGGCAATTGGCGATCGCAATGCGGAGTTGGGGTTTGCGGGGTTGGCAGTGCAGGCGGGGGTAAAGTCGGCGATCGCAAGTTTGTGGTATGTCAGCGATAGGGGGACTTTAAGCTTGATGAGTGAGTTTTATCGCCAACTACAAACGGCTCCAATTAAGGCGGAGGCTTTGCGACAGGTGCAAATTTCGCTATTGCGGAAGCAGGTGCGGATTGAAAACGGGCAGTTGCGGAGTTCTAGGGGACCGTTTTCGCTGCCTCCAGAACTGGCAGGGCAGAATGAGGATCTCTCGCATCCTTACTATTGGGCGGCGTTTACGGTGGTGGGGAGTCCTTGGTAGGTTGGGGGTGTTTGGGGTATAGCGAAGTCTGTTGAATTCGAGCCTATGGGGGCACTCGCCCCCAAACCCCCACTGAGGGACGGTTGCGTCCCCCAGGCCCCCTCCAAACGAAGCTGATGGTTGGGTGTTTCGAGTTTGGGGCCGTTACTTTTTAGCGTCTGATTCCTCACCCTTCACTCTTCCTTTTTCATCCTTCCTACTTCATCCCTCATCCTTCCCCACCCACTAATGTCCAAAAGTAACCATCAGGAGCAGTAAAGGAGAAGCTGGGTTCACCAAATTCGTTGGGGATGATGGCTGTGATTTGTTGAGCGGAACTGGATTGGATGCGATCGCACATTGCTTGAAGTCCTTGGACGCGGTAGGTGTAGAGGGACATGCCGAGGCTTCCGGGTTGGGCGTGGGTGTAGCGATCGCTCAGTGGGATGGATTCGGGGAAGCGGATGATATAGAGTCTACCGGAGCGGGCGGCTTGCAGGTCTGTGGCGGAGGAGCGGGGTTCGTCGAAGGCGGTGACGAGGAAGTGTTCTCCGGGTGCTAGGTCAAAGATTTGGCGTCCGGCAGGTGAGCTTTCGTAGCTGGTTTCGACATCGTCGCGGACTCGCACTAAGCCGAGCACGTCTTCGTAAAATTTGAGGCTGGTTTTGCTGTCGTCTTGAATCACCAGTCCCATGTGAGTAAACTGGCTGGTTTGGAAGCGGGCATGTTCGTGGATGGTGCCGTAGTGGGGCAGGCTGTAGCCGAATCGCTGAAACAAGACTTGGCGGGCTAGAGGTTGCAGCAGCAGCATTTCGCGCACGCCGATCGCATCGCTAGTGAAAGGCTGACTTTTGCGATCTTTGTTATAAATGACTTCCCAGTGCGGCTGGATGTAGCGGATGGGCCATCCTGCAATAGCCGCTTCTTCGGCATGGTTCCACAGAGTGAGGGCATCAGCGGTCATGGTTGTGGCCCAGCGATTGCCTTTCACCTTCATAGAATCTAAACCCAAGCCTTCATTGGTGGGATGATCCCAGTGCATTAAACGAATCAGGCCATGATCGGCGTTTTGGTGGTGCAATCGCAGCGATCGCACCGCTGAATTCACGCCGTACAATTGCTGAGCGGTTTCTGCCGTTAACTCGCCAATTTGCCCAATTTGATAGCCAAATTGCTCCCAGTACTGAATCGGGGCTAGTGGGTCCACTACACCGATACAAACTTCGTAGATGCCTGCAACAATTTGGGGTTGGCTGGAAATCATCGAAAATGCCACCAACGAAATTGAAGTGTATAGGCAGCATATTCTAATCTAGCCTGCTAGATTGGCAATGCCCGTTATCTCATCCACGCCACAAGTGGCTTTATGGTAAAAAAACTGTTTTCGCTTGGTCTATTAGTCTTTATCCCTATTTCCATTGCGGCAGAACAACTGCACTGGGGATCACTAGCTGTGTTTATCACCTCAGCGATCGCGATCGTTCCGTTAGCAATTTGGTTGAGTACAGCCACCGAGGAAGTCGCTGTCATCACTGGCCCCTCCATTGGTGGGTTATTAAACGCCGTTTTTGGCAACGCCACCGAGTTGATTATTGCCTTGGTTGCACTCCGGGCAGGTCTGATTGATATTGTGAAAGCCAGCATCACAGGAACCATCATCAGTAACCTGCTTTTGGTGATGGGCCTATCGATGTTTTTGGGTGGTTTGCGCTACAAAGAGCAAGACTTTCAACCGATTGTGGCGCGGGTCAATGGTTCATCCATGACCCTAGCAGTGACCGCACTCGTCTTACCTGCTGTTGTGCTCTACACCTCGGATGGCGTTGAACCAACGGCGATGACCAACCTTTCCCTCACCGTCGCCGCAGTTCTGATCATTGTTTACGGCTTAACTTTGTTGTTTTCTCTTAAAACCCATAGTTATCTCTATGAAGTCGGGCTATCAGATTTGGAAGAATCAACAGCTGCCCAAACTTCGCACTCCGAGGCAACTACGCACAAACCCAGCCTACCGCTCTGGATTGGAGTCCTGATCATAGCCACGCTGGGAGTCGCCTTTGAGTCAGAATTGTTTGTCGGCGTCGTCGAGGAAGCTACCGCAGGCTTAGGACTGACCCCCCTCTTTACTGGCGTTATTCTGTTGCCCCTAGTAGGTGGTGCCGCAGAATATGTGACTGCCGTTCGCGTCGCCATCAAAAACAACATGGACCTGTCCGTCTCCGTCGCCATGGGGTCCAGCCTGCTAGTCGCCCTGCTAGTCGCCCCCATCTTAGTCCTCGTCGGACAAATCATCGGCCAACCCATGGACCTCAGTTTCAACCCCTTTGAAATCGTCGCCGTCGCGATCGCTGTCGTCGTCGCCAACCTAATCAGCCTAGACGGACGCTCTAACTGGCTAGAAGGCGCACTCTTGCTCGCAACCTACACCGTGTTAGGCGCAGCTTTTTACTTCCATCCAGCGTAGGGAAGGGATGAAGGAGGAAGGATGAGGGATGAAAAGTGAAGACACAGAGAAAGGATAAGGAGCCAGAAGTTAGAAACTAAGAAGCAACAACCCCAAGTATCGAAGCACTCACACTTAGATTCGTTTGGAGGGGGTCTGGGGGACGCAACCGTCCCTCAGCGGGGGTTTGGGGGCGAGTGCCCCCAAGGCTCGGATTTAACTAAATTGATAAACTAGCGATCGCCCGCTCCACCGCCTGCAAAGCCAAATTCACCTCCGCCTCACTCACAATCAACGGTGGCACCCACCGCAGCACCTTCGGCCCCGCCGGAACCAACAACAACCCCTCCGCCATTGCCGCCTTCACAATATCGCCCGCTGTTAACGCCACCTCTGGCTGCAACACCAAGCCATTGATCAAGCCCCAACCGCGCACCTCAGCGAGCAAGGTGGGATAACGCTGAGCGATCGCCTCTAACCCAGCCCGCAATTGCTCTCCCCTAGCTTGAACATTCGCCAGCAAGTTTTCCTGCTCCAGCGTGTGGCAGACACTCAAAGACACCCCACAGACAAACGGATTGCCGCCAAAAGTGCTGGCATGATCGCCCGCTTCAAACACATCGCAGAAAGTTTTACACAGCAGCGCCCCAATCGGAATGCCACCCCCCAAACCTTTAGCAGAAGTAAAGACATCCGGTTCAATCCCCAGGTTCTCGTAGCCCCAGAGCTTGCCAGAGCGGCCCATACCGACTTGCACTTCATCCAGCATCAACAAAATACCTGTCTGGTCACAAATTTCGCGAATTCGCTGGAAGTAAGCGACATCGCCCGGATTTACGCCGCCTTCGCCTTGCAACGGCTCCAGCAGAATTGCTGCCACTCGCCGCTCTTGGCTGTCTAACTCCGCGATCGCTGCTTCTAGCGCTGCCAAATCGTTGTAAGGCACATAGTGGAACCCTGGCACCAGCGGATTAAAGTTCTTCTGGTACTTAGGCTGACCTGTAGCCGTAATCGCCGCTAAGGTGCGTCCGTGGAAACTGGCATGGGCGGTGATGATCACCGGATCGCTAATATTCAGAACCGTGTGAGCATACTTACGAGCTAGCTTGATCGCTCCTTCATTGGCTTCCGCGCCAGAGTTACAGAAAAAGGCGCGATCGGCGCAGGAATGCTCCACTAACCACTTGGCCAATTCACCTTGCTGCGGAATGTAGTAGAGATTGGAGACGTGATGGAGAGTTTGGATTTGCTGCGTTACAGCGGCCACCAAAGCGGGGTGAGCATGACCCAAGGTACAGGTGGCAATTCCAGCCACAAAGTCTAGATACTCTCGGCCTTCTG
This genomic interval carries:
- the cax gene encoding calcium/proton exchanger, encoding MVKKLFSLGLLVFIPISIAAEQLHWGSLAVFITSAIAIVPLAIWLSTATEEVAVITGPSIGGLLNAVFGNATELIIALVALRAGLIDIVKASITGTIISNLLLVMGLSMFLGGLRYKEQDFQPIVARVNGSSMTLAVTALVLPAVVLYTSDGVEPTAMTNLSLTVAAVLIIVYGLTLLFSLKTHSYLYEVGLSDLEESTAAQTSHSEATTHKPSLPLWIGVLIIATLGVAFESELFVGVVEEATAGLGLTPLFTGVILLPLVGGAAEYVTAVRVAIKNNMDLSVSVAMGSSLLVALLVAPILVLVGQIIGQPMDLSFNPFEIVAVAIAVVVANLISLDGRSNWLEGALLLATYTVLGAAFYFHPA
- a CDS encoding CHAT domain-containing protein, giving the protein MKQVIRRIGLWLVLSLFFASVVHAAPLDTALDQGRVTEAVPLIEQTWEKQYEDYFRVNFPDPTITAADVAKTLSQLATQTGQKPALIYVVPRAKQLELVLISPGQPPVQKRVAAAPASVLLPKVKQFSLAITDPRLKPSNQYLPAAQQLYEWMLSPLEAELAAQKIDTLIFCLGVGLRTLPLSALHDGQQFLAEKYSLSRIPAFTLTDTLYSDIRRAPVLAMGASSFKEHIPLPSVPVELFLVARNTKSRRFFLNQDFTLANLQRQRTSQAFKIIHLATHADFQPGSPRHSYIQLWDDKLQLNEMQQLRWQNPSVELLVLSACKTAIGDRNAELGFAGLAVQAGVKSAIASLWYVSDRGTLSLMSEFYRQLQTAPIKAEALRQVQISLLRKQVRIENGQLRSSRGPFSLPPELAGQNEDLSHPYYWAAFTVVGSPW
- a CDS encoding amylo-alpha-1,6-glucosidase; this translates as MDDLDTREWLLTNGLGSFASGTVCDAHTRTYHGWLFAALDPPSQRTLLLSHIEASLEIAGQVFALGTHYWLNDAIAPQGFRLLRSFTVDPVPTWVWGDFPGQLTRRLILPYGWVSDRDSTSSLAQNNTSSCFRHQTLIQYSYAGSEVATLRLRPLIGDRDFHHQQRAEPEVRFSQIVGPQQLLLQAIRPGMVGTPWHLRWTQGNYEPDGLWYWNYHYPAETQRGLADYEDLYSPGYLTAVLQPGDQLTLEASVGWPESELPLLNHSLFTVAIQAEQQRLAHDFAAVLPASARALTCTPPEKPPELKPSDASHLWHQLLRAGDQFLVYRASITGPTVIAGYPWFNDWGRDTLIALPGLALATQRFDLAKGLLQTFGHYCHLGLIPNAFPDVGVQPSYNSIDAALWWIEILGLYLEATADWEFLAQQYPVVQKIYKAFIAGTLYNIRVDAADGLVTWDAPGVALTWMDAVVEGKPITPRRGKPIEINALWYSALRWASQWAERLDKEAVTNPETLVNQARRYRQHADQVQASLQQFWNREQQYFYDTIEPDDRPDPKIRPNAVLALSLHHCGFPAEQARQVLQVARDRLLTPYGLRSLDPADPDYVGYYLGQPGGVAPQPIRDCAYHQGTVWSWLIGPFVRAWERFFDTQDSEPLPFDWQPLLDHLQQQACLGSISEIFDGDAPHNPQGAIAQAWSVAEVIRHWPGRE
- a CDS encoding DUF1838 domain-containing protein produces the protein MVAEVQEFDAKAFVKVRASLDAREQSWLTWAGSIYAFIPGEKRQRLFKMVGMSVSRCIPAEQEGVWDFVSRELTYYLDPHTNEILHQWHNPWTGETLPVMHVANNPVQGYFQGQFPAQVDGEIATFVFDLFPTYPNPLAGDDRFRDYSPQAIYQAAELFKLTVPLAELLNPELNSVSQLHLGWDRIGPWLPWMKMGDRPGQLIYSAYGSKVGGLAELPPQLQSEINTRVPAYQSAPQSPQDESDVTSWIYFKQHFADYLAGVTFPISE
- a CDS encoding glycoside hydrolase family 3 N-terminal domain-containing protein — its product is MTSPLPNWESLSLAEQVAQMVVVRASGYLFDHQIQYPVWEPPAATLQHWVQDLGVGGVILLGGSAAEIALRSQQLQEWAQIPLLIAADIEEGVGQRFSGATWFPPPMALNAIAQTNLAQALHYAEAMGAYTAQEALAIGLNWVLAPTVDVNNNSHNPVINVRAFGETPETVSKLATAFIQGAQQHPVLTAAKHFPGHGDTATDSHLDLPVLTHSEKRFAEIELPPFKSAIAAGVDAVMSAHLQIPAWDAQFPATLSHRILTQELRQNLGFEGLIVTDALVMGAIANRYGVNEAPVLAVEAGADILLMPLDPEGAIKAVCEAVETGRITPERIQASVERIWRAKFKVCSPMPESADITHAWENLPPPPIQLEQLSTPEAIATVNGILQDSMQMHLPKESRLSQPSEGQTLRNVVVVDDALAAGEFLGRYTPAIALPQNKGYHLQLVDSHTPAIAFESQLTTPQPTLLQLFIRGNPFRGSAGLTQTAQDWFKFLLETNQLQALVIYGSPYALEKFIPHLPADVPYVFTYGQMPAAQAIALDALFNPQV
- a CDS encoding VOC family protein, with protein sequence MISSQPQIVAGIYEVCIGVVDPLAPIQYWEQFGYQIGQIGELTAETAQQLYGVNSAVRSLRLHHQNADHGLIRLMHWDHPTNEGLGLDSMKVKGNRWATTMTADALTLWNHAEEAAIAGWPIRYIQPHWEVIYNKDRKSQPFTSDAIGVREMLLLQPLARQVLFQRFGYSLPHYGTIHEHARFQTSQFTHMGLVIQDDSKTSLKFYEDVLGLVRVRDDVETSYESSPAGRQIFDLAPGEHFLVTAFDEPRSSATDLQAARSGRLYIIRFPESIPLSDRYTHAQPGSLGMSLYTYRVQGLQAMCDRIQSSSAQQITAIIPNEFGEPSFSFTAPDGYFWTLVGGEG
- the rbfA gene encoding 30S ribosome-binding factor RbfA, which encodes MATSRRVSRVSELIKREVSQMLLSGIKDDRVGTGMVSVTDVDVSGDLQHAKVFVSIYGSDEAREETMAGLKSATGYVRSELGQRVRLRRTPEVIFVEDRSIERGTRVLSLINQLSQDRKPDDAAAEIDQDADDWEQDLVGAEDEDED
- a CDS encoding DUF751 family protein codes for the protein MVNVSRYPTYFISIGLGVFLNAVRPLIPLFKKPTTAIALTGIFVAGLVFLSLTLRAMLGLSPA
- a CDS encoding Uma2 family endonuclease — its product is MTYAPNLGTPEDALEDVIFPPSDLLSDEPPLESYLHLQQLLLLLKCLDWCWHQGGLTARDDYFAAGNLTIYYSPRQRKSEQFRGPDFFVVLGTERKPRKSWVVWEEDGKYPNIIVELLSPSTADTDRGLKKQIYQDIFRTPDYFWFDPERLEFAGFHLVDGRYEPLEPNSQGLLWSQQLQLFLGIHKAQLRFFTAEGQLVPTPEESAEAERQRAGHAWQRAEQEQQRADRLAEKLRELGVDPSEI